GATCGCAGTCGGTAAATATTCTCTTTACCCTCTGAAAATGCCCGCTTTGCTCGCCTTTACGCCACAGTTTACCGCGAGACCTGCTGTAGAAAACGGCTCTGCCCGTTTCGATGGTTTCCCTCAAGGCATCTTCATTCATATACGCAGCCATCAGCACCTCACCGGTTTTCTCTTCCTGGCATATTGCGAGGATCAGTCCGTCTTTATTGAAACGTGGCGAGAAAATTTCGCCTTCTTCAAGCGTTTCCTTGTCGATTTCCATAGGCTTTCAGCTCTCTTTGTTGAGATTTTTTGTGTAATTAAGAAGGCCGGCGCTGAGCAGGATATCTCTGTCTCTGGGCGAGAGATTGAGCTTGCCGGTTAGAGTTTTGCCCTTGGTTTTGTTTTCAATTACCACGCTGTCTTCAGATTTCACTGCCTCCAGCAGATTCGGTATTACAATCTCATCTTCTTGGGAGATGCCGTCGTAATCTGCCGGATTTTCAAACTCTATCGGAACAATTGCAAAGTTGATGAGGTTGGCCTTGTGTATCCTTTCGATTGATTTCGCTATCACAGCCCTCACCCCCAGATACATCGGGCAAAGCGCCGCATGTTCTCTTGAAGAACCCTGGCCGTAGCTCTCACCTGCAATGATAATTCCTGCCTTGCCCTGATTTTTCAGCTTGAGGGCTCTGTCTGCGAATGTAGGTTTGCCTTCTTCATTGAAGCAGTTGAAAACTACCTTCGCATATTCCGGCACATTCGAGCGGAACTTAAGATAAGCCCCCGCAGGCATAATGTGGTCTGTCGTAATCTTATCGCCGCACTTGAGAAGTGCATTGCCCTCAAGCTTCTCGGGCAGATATTTCGGCGCCTCCGGGACCACAATCGTAGGCCCTCTCTGCACCTCGCACCTCTTGGCCTCCTCTTTTCCGAGCGGTTCCTGTATTAGGCTGTCATCTATTGTGAAGGCCTCGGGCATCTCTATTTCCGGGTACTCAACTCCAAGCTTTCGTGGGTCTGTGAGTTTGCCGGTCAGGGCAGCTGCCACTGCTGTCTCCGGGCTGACAAGATATGCGTTGTCGCCCTTGGTCCCGGTTCTTCCTGCGAAATTTCTGTTGAACGTGCGCACTGTTGCAGTATCGTTGGCAGGGGAGAAGCCCTGCCCGATGCAAGGCCCGCACCCGCATTCGAGGATTCTTGCCCCCGCTGCTATAATATCCGAGAGAGCCCCGTTGCTCGCAAGCATATTGAGCACTTGCCTGCTTCCGGGAGCCACCCCCAGCTCCACGAAAGGAGCAATTGTTTTGCCCTTCATAACTTTTGCAGCCATCATCAAGTCCGTGTAGCTGGAGTTTGTGCAGCTTCCGATAATCACCTGCTGCACTTCTGTGTCCTCAATTTCTTTAACCGATTTGATATTATCGGGCGAGGAAGGGCAGGCTGCCATAGGTTCAAGCGAAGAAAGGTCAATCTCTATTATTCTGTCGTATTCGGCATCAGAATCTGTTTCGAGAGGCTGATAATCATTGCCTCTTTTCTGTGCCTTCAAAAAGCCCTCTGTAACCTCATCGCTTGGGAATACGCTCGTTGTTACCCCGAGCTCAGCCCCCATATTGGTAACGGTGGCCCTCTGCGGGACGCTTAGATTTTTAACACCTTCGCCGAAATATTCTACCACGCAGCCCACATTCCCCTTTGTCGTGAGTATGCTCAAAAGCTTGAGGATAATATCCTTGCTCGCTGTCCACGGGGGGAGTTTGCCGGTAAGCTTAACGCCTATTACTTTCGGTGCAGTGAGGAAGAATGCCCCGCCGCCCATCGCTACTGCCACATCAAGCCCGCCTGCCCCGATTGCTATCATACCGATCCCGCCGCAGGTAGGTGTGTGCGAATCGCTGCCGAGAAGGGTTGCCCCGGGTCTGCCGAAGCGCTCCAGATGAACCTGATGGCATATACCGTTGCCTGCTCTGCTGTGATAAGCTCCGCTCTTAGCTGCTACTGTCTGAAGGTAGAGGTGGTCGTTGTGATTTTCCGGGCCGAACTGGCTCATATTGTGGTCGATATAGCTCACGCTTTTCTCGGTTTTCACTCTACCCGCACCCATCGATTCGAACAGCAGGTATGCTGTTGTGCCTGTGGCGTCTTGAGTGAGCGTTTGGTCTATCCTTATCCCCGCAGGGCTGCCTTTCTCAAGGCTTCCCTCCATTAAGTGAGACTTAAGTATTTTGTATGTTAATGTATCACCCATTAGGCTTTTCTCCAATTTTTATGTTGATATATTATGCTGAGCATTTTAATAAAAAACTAAATCAATACAACTTTTATGCAGACATATAACTGTAATTTATTAAGTTAGAATGATCGCATTTCTTGAGATGAATTGTGTTTTATAATCAGGGAAATGTGAAAAAAGCCCGGGATCTCCGGCATTAACTGAGGCCGGCCCCGGGCTTTCTGAAAATCCGTATAAGTTTCAGGGAATTACCCCTCAGTAATTGAATTTCAGTTTTAAGGCTTTCTCTACTGCTTGAACTGTCTTATCATCTTTTTGAAGTCTTCGAAGAGGTATCTCGAATCGTGCGGTCCGGGCGATGCCTCAGGATGATACTGTACGGCAAAGGCCGGGTAATCTCTACATTTAATTCCCGCAAGAGTATTGTCGTTTAGGTTTATGTGTGTAGCCTCAACCTTATCGCCAATTGAATCAAGATCTATGCAGAACCCGTGATTTTGGCTTGTTATCTCAATTTTCCCTGTTTTCAGATTCTTCACCGGATGATTTGCTCCTCTGTGTCCGAATTTGAGCTTGTAGCTCTTTGCCCCGAGTGCGAGAGCGAGAATCTGCTGTCCGAGGCAGATTCCAAACATCGGCACTTTCCCGAGAAGCTTGCGTACGTTTTCAATTCCGCAGTTCACTGCCGCAGGGTCGCCTGGGCCGTTGCTTAGAAACACCCCGTCCGGATTCATCTTAAGAACATCTTCTGCGGGCATCTCAGCTGGCACAACAGTAACG
This window of the Sedimentisphaera salicampi genome carries:
- the hisI gene encoding phosphoribosyl-AMP cyclohydrolase → MEIDKETLEEGEIFSPRFNKDGLILAICQEEKTGEVLMAAYMNEDALRETIETGRAVFYSRSRGKLWRKGEQSGHFQRVKRIFTDCDQDCLLLKVEIDQGQCHVGYKSCFYREVLDKHSLKKTAEKVYDPKEAYSKEAGQSGKQS
- a CDS encoding aconitate hydratase: MGDTLTYKILKSHLMEGSLEKGSPAGIRIDQTLTQDATGTTAYLLFESMGAGRVKTEKSVSYIDHNMSQFGPENHNDHLYLQTVAAKSGAYHSRAGNGICHQVHLERFGRPGATLLGSDSHTPTCGGIGMIAIGAGGLDVAVAMGGGAFFLTAPKVIGVKLTGKLPPWTASKDIILKLLSILTTKGNVGCVVEYFGEGVKNLSVPQRATVTNMGAELGVTTSVFPSDEVTEGFLKAQKRGNDYQPLETDSDAEYDRIIEIDLSSLEPMAACPSSPDNIKSVKEIEDTEVQQVIIGSCTNSSYTDLMMAAKVMKGKTIAPFVELGVAPGSRQVLNMLASNGALSDIIAAGARILECGCGPCIGQGFSPANDTATVRTFNRNFAGRTGTKGDNAYLVSPETAVAAALTGKLTDPRKLGVEYPEIEMPEAFTIDDSLIQEPLGKEEAKRCEVQRGPTIVVPEAPKYLPEKLEGNALLKCGDKITTDHIMPAGAYLKFRSNVPEYAKVVFNCFNEEGKPTFADRALKLKNQGKAGIIIAGESYGQGSSREHAALCPMYLGVRAVIAKSIERIHKANLINFAIVPIEFENPADYDGISQEDEIVIPNLLEAVKSEDSVVIENKTKGKTLTGKLNLSPRDRDILLSAGLLNYTKNLNKES